DNA sequence from the Methylomonas albis genome:
CGCATTCCACATGAACACCCAGCAGAAAATCGTTAACGACAGCGGCGCGATCAAAGGACTACGACCGTGAAAACTGTCCTTAACCTGCGTATCGACAAACTCCACCAAGGTTTCCGCAATATTTTGTGCTAAACCAGGCACACCGGATGTCGCTCTTTCCGCCACTGTTTTGAAGAACAGTATGAACAATCCACCCAAAAAAGCGGAGAAAAACAAGGTATCCAGATGCAGTGTCCAAAATCCCTCACCCACCGACAACGGTGTCAAGTGATGGACTATATAACCGGTTGCGCCACCTTCAGTACTCATTTATCCTCGCAAAAAAAACTAATCACGCCACAAAAACAGCGCAAACCAAAAAACCGACAACACTGCGGTATAACCCACCATCAGCGTTAAGAAATCAACAGAGGGAATCTGTAAAACGATAGAAAACAGGGCTACCGTCAAAATTAACTTAACCGTTTCGCCTGCATAAAATGCATTGACGATACCCTGCGCGCCCAAATCCTTGGCCAGATAGATTTTGTAGGCAAAATACAGATTGGGCAGTATAGCCACAAACCCTCCTAGTAACGGAGACACTGCACTTTTCCAACCGCCCATCAATAAAAATCCCGACGCCACCAATGCAGCCATCAGGACTTGTCCAAAAACTACTTTTCTGACAGTAGAAAATTCATTTCTAGCTGCCATGTACTTCCCCTTTCGTCTTGAGCTGGGCGATTATATCCAGCCAGCACGCCTAAAGCAAGGTAAGCACTTCCGGGAATATCTCATTAGATTCGCCACCTTGTTGATTTGGCAAGACTATCCCGACAAAACCTTCGACCCATACTACGGACAGAGACTTTACTCCAAACCTTCCATCCCAACGCTTTTAGCAATACGCATGCCATTTCGTAACACACTGATTTTCTAAAATATTGCCAAACTCGACAATGTAGCAAAGCTGACAATATTAACTGTCGTGGCCGAAATACGACATTTGCCAGCACCGAAACGCTCAGTTGATTTTTTTTATGATGCCTTCCAGCTCTTCCAAGCTGGTGTAACTAAAAATCAATTTCCCCTTTCCGCTGCTCTGATGATTTATTTCCACCTTTGCACCAGTTCGTTCGCTCAAGTCTCGTTGCAGGCGCAAGGTATCCGGATCGACTTTTTTCACTGCCGCCGACTTATCTTCATGCTGCTCGCGCACCAGCTTTTCCACAGCTCTGACGGTCAAACCTTGCTTGACGGCTTTATTGGCAATTTCGACTTGCTTGGCTTCATCCAGCCCCAGCAATGCTCGGGCATGCCCCATTTCCAGCAAACCCTTGCCCAACATACCTTTCACTTCACTCGCCAGCTCTAGTAGGCGTAATAAATTAGTGATCGTGGTACGCGACTTGCCCACTGCTGTGGCGATCTGCTGATGGGTGAGTTCGAATTCCGCCTGCAACCGATGCAAGGCCTCGGCTTCTTCCAACGCATTCAAATCCTCGCGCTGAATGTTTTCGATCAAGGCTATCGCCATCACCGACCGGTCGTCGAGATCCTTTATCAGTACGGGTACATCTTGCAGCTCGGCCAACTGCGCGGCTCGCCAACGGCGCTCGCCAGCGATGATTTCGTATTTCTCGCCGTCTACTTTGCGGACGATGATCGGCTGGATAATACCTTGCGCGGCTATCGAATCCGACAACTCCTTTAGTTTTTCCGGATCCATGTCCTTACGCGGCTGATACTTCCCGCGCTGTAAAAACTCGATCGGCAAGCTTTGCGGGTCTTGAGGCTTATCCGGCACAGGCGCACTGACATCGCCCAACAATTCGCTTAAACCCCGGCCCAAACCGCGTTTTTTGTGCATCATTTTTTGGCCGCTTTTTCTTTTCTGATCATTTCGCCGGCCAGCGCGATGTATGCCATCGCGCCGCGCGAGGCTTTATCGTAAGCCAGTACCGGCACGCCGTGACTGGGTGCCTCGGCCAGGCGAATGTTTCTGGGAATAGTGGTTCTGAAGACTTTGTCTCCGAAATACTCGATTAACTGGTCGGAGACATCCTTGCCCAAACGGCTCCGACTATCGACCATGGTTCTCAATATGCCTTCCAGATACAAACCGGGATTGACGCTATCGCGAATGCTGCGCAAGGTGGACATCAATGAAGACAAGCCTTCCAGCGAATAATATTCGCACTGCATCGGAATCAACACGCTGTTGGCCGCCACCATCGCATTCAAGGTCAGCATATTCAAGGACGGCGGGCAGTCGATCAAGATGTAATCGTATTGATCTTTTATAGTCAGTAAAGCGTCGGCCAGACGGCGCTCGCGATGCTGCGCGCTCATCAATTGCACTTCGGCAGCGGTCAAATCTGCATTACCGGGAATCAAATCAAAACCCAGCTGCTTATTTTTTACGACT
Encoded proteins:
- a CDS encoding ATP synthase subunit I, producing the protein MAARNEFSTVRKVVFGQVLMAALVASGFLLMGGWKSAVSPLLGGFVAILPNLYFAYKIYLAKDLGAQGIVNAFYAGETVKLILTVALFSIVLQIPSVDFLTLMVGYTAVLSVFWFALFLWRD
- a CDS encoding ParB/RepB/Spo0J family partition protein; the protein is MMHKKRGLGRGLSELLGDVSAPVPDKPQDPQSLPIEFLQRGKYQPRKDMDPEKLKELSDSIAAQGIIQPIIVRKVDGEKYEIIAGERRWRAAQLAELQDVPVLIKDLDDRSVMAIALIENIQREDLNALEEAEALHRLQAEFELTHQQIATAVGKSRTTITNLLRLLELASEVKGMLGKGLLEMGHARALLGLDEAKQVEIANKAVKQGLTVRAVEKLVREQHEDKSAAVKKVDPDTLRLQRDLSERTGAKVEINHQSSGKGKLIFSYTSLEELEGIIKKIN
- a CDS encoding ParA family protein, producing the protein MAKIIAITNQKGGVGKTTTSVNLAAALAATKRKVLLIDLDPQGNAAMGCGVNKEEIEYSSCELLLEEVPVSEIVVKNKQLGFDLIPGNADLTAAEVQLMSAQHRERRLADALLTIKDQYDYILIDCPPSLNMLTLNAMVAANSVLIPMQCEYYSLEGLSSLMSTLRSIRDSVNPGLYLEGILRTMVDSRSRLGKDVSDQLIEYFGDKVFRTTIPRNIRLAEAPSHGVPVLAYDKASRGAMAYIALAGEMIRKEKAAKK